From Halomicrobium salinisoli, the proteins below share one genomic window:
- the secY gene encoding preprotein translocase subunit SecY has translation MSWKDAAEPVLVRMPAVRRPEGHVPFKRKLAWTGGVLVLYFFLTNVLLFGLNYDPNQGSVFGRFSSILAVGQGSIMQLGIGPIVTASIVLQLLGGANLLGLDTQNNPRDQILYQGLQKFLVLVMICLTGLPMVFAGNFLPADPAVAQSLGVPLVAVQWLIFAQIAAGGVLILFMDEVISKWGVGSGIGLFIVAGVSQRLMGGMFGHPILGAQEPGLLATWYSIILGDANVQVLSPNGLQTLIFGSGDILALITTVLIFVVVVYAESVRVEIPLSNARVKGARGRFPVKLIYASVLPMILVRALQANLQFLGQILNQQLGNMPGWLGTYSNGNPTGGLFYYLAPIQSPGDWMWWLGEASQPAAKVLLRVGIDLTVMVVGGAIFAVFWVETTDMGPESTAQQIHNSGMQIPGFRQNVGVIEKVLERYIPQVTVIGGALVGLLAVMANMLGTIGDVSGTGLLLTVSITYKLYEEIAEEQLMEMHPMMRQMFG, from the coding sequence ATGAGCTGGAAGGACGCCGCCGAACCGGTGCTCGTCAGGATGCCGGCAGTCCGCCGGCCGGAGGGACACGTCCCGTTCAAGCGCAAGCTCGCGTGGACGGGGGGCGTGCTCGTCCTGTACTTCTTCCTGACGAACGTGCTGCTGTTCGGCCTCAACTACGATCCGAACCAGGGGTCCGTCTTCGGGCGGTTCAGTTCGATCCTGGCGGTGGGCCAGGGGAGCATCATGCAGCTGGGGATCGGCCCCATCGTGACGGCCAGCATCGTCCTGCAGCTGCTGGGCGGTGCGAACCTGCTTGGTCTGGACACCCAGAACAACCCCCGGGACCAGATCCTCTACCAGGGCCTCCAGAAGTTCCTGGTGCTGGTGATGATCTGCCTGACCGGCCTGCCGATGGTGTTCGCCGGCAACTTCCTGCCGGCGGACCCGGCGGTCGCCCAGTCGCTGGGCGTGCCGCTCGTGGCCGTGCAGTGGCTGATCTTCGCCCAGATCGCCGCCGGTGGCGTCCTCATCCTGTTCATGGACGAGGTCATCTCCAAGTGGGGCGTCGGGAGCGGTATCGGCCTGTTCATCGTCGCCGGCGTGAGCCAGCGGCTGATGGGCGGTATGTTCGGCCACCCGATCCTCGGCGCTCAGGAGCCCGGTCTGCTGGCCACCTGGTACAGCATCATCCTCGGCGACGCGAACGTCCAGGTGCTCTCGCCGAACGGCCTCCAGACGCTGATCTTCGGCTCGGGCGACATCCTGGCGCTGATCACGACGGTGCTCATCTTCGTCGTGGTCGTGTACGCCGAGTCCGTCCGGGTCGAGATCCCGCTGTCGAACGCGCGGGTCAAGGGCGCGCGCGGTCGCTTCCCCGTGAAGCTCATCTACGCGAGCGTCCTGCCGATGATCCTCGTCCGGGCGCTCCAGGCCAACCTGCAGTTCCTGGGCCAGATCCTCAACCAGCAGCTCGGGAACATGCCCGGGTGGCTGGGCACCTACAGCAACGGCAACCCGACCGGCGGGCTGTTCTACTACCTGGCACCGATCCAGTCTCCGGGCGACTGGATGTGGTGGCTCGGTGAGGCCAGCCAGCCGGCCGCGAAGGTGCTGCTGCGCGTCGGCATCGACCTGACGGTGATGGTCGTCGGCGGCGCGATCTTCGCGGTCTTCTGGGTCGAGACGACGGACATGGGTCCGGAGTCGACCGCCCAGCAGATCCACAACTCCGGGATGCAGATCCCCGGCTTCCGGCAGAACGTCGGCGTCATCGAGAAGGTCCTCGAGCGCTACATCCCGCAGGTGACGGTCATCGGCGGCGCGCTCGTCGGACTGCTGGCCGTCATGGCCAACATGCTGGGTACCATCGGGGACGTCTCCGGTACGGGCCTGCTGCTGACGGTCTCCATCACGTACAAGCTGTACGAGGAGATCGCCGAGGAGCAGCTCATGGAGATGCACCCGATGATGCGCCAGATGTTCGGGTAA
- a CDS encoding uL15m family ribosomal protein: MTSKKKRQRGSRTHGGGSHKNRRGAGHRGGRGAAGRDKHEFHNHEPLGKSGFDRPEKVKEDIAEVDVRELDEDAALLAAEDVAEETDGGYRIDVRDVVDDGHEVDAVKVLGTGQVRNELELVADAFSAGAREKVEAAGGSVELTERGQERAEARADDEDDETDEE; encoded by the coding sequence ATGACCAGCAAGAAAAAGCGACAGCGCGGCTCGCGCACGCACGGCGGCGGTTCCCACAAGAACCGCCGCGGGGCCGGCCACCGGGGCGGCCGCGGCGCGGCCGGGCGCGACAAGCACGAGTTCCACAACCACGAACCGCTCGGCAAGTCGGGGTTCGACCGTCCCGAGAAGGTCAAGGAGGACATCGCGGAGGTCGACGTCCGCGAACTCGACGAGGACGCCGCGCTCCTCGCGGCCGAGGACGTCGCCGAGGAGACCGACGGCGGCTATCGGATCGACGTCCGCGACGTCGTCGACGACGGCCACGAGGTCGACGCCGTGAAGGTCCTCGGTACCGGCCAGGTCCGCAACGAGCTGGAGCTGGTCGCCGACGCCTTCTCCGCGGGCGCCCGCGAGAAGGTCGAGGCCGCCGGCGGCAGCGTCGAGCTGACCGAGCGCGGCCAGGAGCGGGCCGAGGCCCGGGCCGACGACGAAGACGACGAGACCGACGAGGAATAA
- the rpmD gene encoding 50S ribosomal protein L30: MKALVQIRGDVNMNQDIADTLEMLNVHEVNHCTFVPETDTYRGMVAKVNDFVAHGEPSQETVERLIARRAEPVEGDADVDDDWVAENTDYDDIPALAEALLDEETKLQDEGLSPTLRLHPPRGGHDGLKHPITEGGQLGKHDTEAIDDLLEAMR; this comes from the coding sequence ATGAAGGCACTCGTCCAGATCCGCGGCGACGTGAACATGAACCAGGACATCGCGGACACCCTGGAGATGCTCAACGTCCACGAAGTGAACCACTGCACGTTCGTCCCGGAGACGGACACGTACCGGGGCATGGTGGCGAAGGTCAACGACTTCGTCGCCCACGGCGAGCCCAGCCAGGAGACGGTCGAGCGTCTCATCGCGCGCCGCGCCGAGCCCGTCGAGGGCGACGCCGACGTCGACGACGACTGGGTCGCCGAGAACACCGACTACGACGACATCCCGGCCCTCGCCGAGGCGCTGCTCGACGAGGAGACGAAGCTGCAGGACGAGGGTCTCTCGCCGACGCTCCGTCTGCACCCGCCCCGCGGCGGCCACGACGGGCTCAAGCACCCCATCACGGAGGGGGGCCAGCTCGGCAAGCACGACACCGAGGCCATCGACGACCTCCTGGAGGCGATGCGATAA
- a CDS encoding 30S ribosomal protein S5 produces the protein MSNGWEPRTRLGRQVADGEIDTMQEALNSGLPLKEPEIVDQLVPDLEDEVLDINMVQRMTDSGRRVKFRCVVVVGNRDGLVGYAEGRDDQVGGAIQKAINIGKLNLIDVSRGCGSWECGCGRPHTVALRTTGKAGSVEVELQPAPRGLGLAGGETVRKVLELAGIEDIWTRSSGNTRTTVNFAKATFNALKNTAEARVPERTFEKREVIE, from the coding sequence ATGAGTAATGGATGGGAGCCCCGGACGCGGCTTGGTCGACAGGTCGCGGACGGCGAGATCGACACGATGCAGGAGGCCCTCAACTCGGGCCTGCCGCTGAAGGAACCGGAGATCGTCGACCAGCTGGTCCCGGACCTGGAGGACGAGGTGCTGGACATCAACATGGTCCAGCGCATGACCGACTCCGGGCGCCGGGTCAAGTTCCGCTGCGTCGTCGTGGTGGGCAACCGCGACGGCCTCGTCGGCTACGCCGAGGGGCGTGACGACCAGGTCGGCGGTGCGATCCAGAAGGCCATCAACATCGGGAAGCTCAACCTCATCGACGTCTCCCGGGGCTGTGGGTCCTGGGAGTGTGGCTGCGGCCGCCCCCACACGGTCGCGCTGCGAACCACCGGCAAGGCCGGCAGCGTCGAGGTCGAGCTCCAGCCCGCCCCGCGCGGGCTGGGCCTGGCGGGCGGGGAGACCGTCCGAAAGGTTCTCGAACTCGCAGGCATCGAGGACATCTGGACGCGCTCCTCGGGCAACACGCGCACGACGGTCAACTTCGCCAAGGCGACGTTCAACGCCCTGAAGAACACGGCCGAAGCGCGCGTGCCCGAGCGCACGTTCGAGAAGCGCGAGGTGATCGAGTGA
- a CDS encoding 50S ribosomal protein L18 gives MATGPRYTVPMRRRREARTDYHQRLRLLKSGKPRLVARKSNKHVRAQLVTVGPDGDRTLAAAESRDLRDFGWEAPTGNVPAAYLTGLLAGRRAVEAGVEEAVLDIGLNTPTPGSKVFAVQEGAIDAGLEIPHNDDVLADWQRTRGAHVAEYAEQVDGDLYGGEFDATELPEHFDEIRETLLEADEL, from the coding sequence ATGGCGACAGGACCACGATACACGGTGCCGATGCGGCGACGCCGCGAGGCCCGTACGGACTACCATCAGCGGTTGCGCCTGCTGAAATCCGGCAAGCCCCGCCTCGTTGCTCGCAAGAGCAACAAGCACGTCAGGGCGCAGCTGGTGACGGTCGGGCCCGACGGCGATCGAACGCTTGCTGCCGCCGAGTCGCGCGACCTGCGCGACTTCGGCTGGGAGGCCCCGACGGGCAACGTGCCCGCGGCCTACCTCACCGGTCTCCTCGCGGGGCGCCGCGCCGTCGAGGCGGGCGTCGAGGAGGCGGTGCTGGACATCGGGCTCAACACCCCGACGCCCGGCAGCAAGGTGTTCGCAGTACAGGAAGGTGCAATCGACGCGGGTCTCGAGATCCCCCACAATGACGACGTGCTCGCCGACTGGCAGCGCACGCGCGGTGCCCACGTCGCCGAGTACGCCGAGCAGGTCGATGGCGACCTGTATGGCGGGGAGTTCGACGCGACGGAACTGCCGGAGCACTTCGACGAGATCCGCGAGACGCTACTGGAGGCAGATGAACTATGA
- a CDS encoding 50S ribosomal protein L19e, which yields MTDLSAQKRLAADILDVGKNKVWFDPERQGDLADAITREDVRELIDEGAIEAKDATGNSRGRARERQAKRAYGHQSGPGSRKGKAGARQDPKEDWESRIRAQRNRLKELRDEEGTLDSSEYRELYDRAGGGEFDSVADLERYVEANYGDE from the coding sequence ATGACTGACCTGAGCGCACAGAAGCGACTCGCAGCGGACATCCTCGACGTCGGGAAGAACAAGGTCTGGTTCGACCCTGAACGGCAGGGCGACCTGGCCGACGCGATCACCCGCGAGGACGTCCGCGAACTGATCGACGAGGGCGCCATCGAGGCGAAAGACGCCACGGGCAACTCGCGCGGTCGCGCGCGGGAGCGCCAGGCGAAGCGTGCCTACGGGCACCAGTCGGGTCCCGGCTCCCGCAAGGGGAAGGCCGGCGCCCGGCAGGATCCCAAGGAGGACTGGGAGTCCCGGATCCGCGCGCAGCGGAACCGACTCAAGGAACTCCGCGACGAAGAGGGCACGCTCGATAGCTCGGAGTACCGCGAACTGTACGACCGGGCGGGCGGCGGCGAGTTCGACAGCGTCGCCGACCTCGAACGGTACGTCGAAGCAAACTACGGTGACGAATAA
- a CDS encoding 50S ribosomal protein L32e, giving the protein MTDISGVGPSKAESLREAGFQTVDDVRGADQSDLADVSGIGNALAARIKADVGGLEVEEETEAEVEEEEPEEPEETAEDVETELRPRGLVDKTPDLDEEEERLLEQRRRVGKPQFNRQDYHKKKRVPTSWRKPRGTLSKQRRGVKGKGDTVEAGFRSPKAVRGKHPSGFEEVRVHNVDDLDGVDGDTEAVRIASKVGARKRERIEEVAEEEGIRVLNPTYEEVEVSE; this is encoded by the coding sequence CTGACCGACATCAGCGGCGTCGGCCCCTCGAAGGCGGAGTCGCTCCGCGAGGCCGGCTTCCAGACCGTGGACGACGTCCGCGGCGCCGACCAGTCCGACCTGGCCGACGTCAGCGGCATCGGGAACGCGCTGGCGGCCCGCATCAAGGCGGACGTCGGCGGTCTCGAGGTCGAAGAGGAGACCGAGGCCGAGGTCGAGGAAGAGGAACCCGAGGAGCCCGAGGAGACGGCGGAGGACGTCGAAACCGAACTCCGTCCGCGCGGGCTCGTCGACAAGACGCCCGACCTCGACGAGGAGGAAGAGCGGCTCCTCGAACAGCGTCGGCGCGTCGGCAAGCCCCAGTTCAACCGCCAGGACTACCACAAGAAAAAGCGCGTGCCGACCTCCTGGCGCAAGCCCCGCGGTACGCTCTCGAAGCAGCGCCGCGGCGTCAAGGGCAAAGGCGACACCGTCGAGGCCGGCTTCCGCAGCCCGAAGGCGGTGCGCGGCAAGCACCCTTCCGGCTTCGAGGAGGTCCGCGTGCACAACGTGGACGACCTCGACGGCGTCGACGGCGACACGGAGGCCGTCCGGATCGCCTCCAAGGTCGGCGCTCGCAAGCGCGAGCGCATCGAGGAGGTCGCCGAGGAAGAGGGCATCCGCGTGCTCAACCCCACCTACGAGGAAGTGGAGGTGTCAGAATGA
- a CDS encoding 50S ribosomal protein L6 has translation MPRVELQVPEDVSAEMDHLELTVDGPEGSVTRRLWYPDVDVSVDGGSVVIESDESDAKTRSTIGTFESHVENMFHGVTEGWEYQMEVFYSHFPMDVAVENGDVVIENFLGEKAPRRTPVHGDTDVQIDGEELTLSGPDIEAVGQTAADIEQLTRVNDKDVRVFQDGVYITEKPNRGDA, from the coding sequence ATGCCACGAGTAGAACTACAGGTGCCCGAGGACGTCAGCGCCGAGATGGACCATCTCGAGCTGACGGTCGACGGGCCGGAAGGTAGCGTAACGCGGCGGCTCTGGTATCCGGACGTCGACGTCTCGGTCGACGGCGGCAGCGTCGTCATCGAGTCCGACGAGTCGGACGCCAAGACCCGGTCGACCATCGGGACCTTCGAGAGCCACGTGGAGAACATGTTCCACGGGGTCACCGAGGGCTGGGAGTACCAGATGGAAGTCTTCTACTCCCACTTCCCGATGGACGTGGCCGTCGAGAACGGCGACGTCGTCATCGAGAACTTCCTCGGTGAGAAGGCGCCCCGACGGACGCCCGTCCACGGCGACACCGACGTCCAGATCGACGGCGAGGAGCTCACCCTCTCCGGTCCGGACATCGAGGCCGTCGGCCAGACCGCCGCCGACATCGAACAGCTCACCCGCGTCAACGACAAGGACGTCAGGGTGTTCCAGGACGGCGTGTACATCACCGAGAAACCGAACCGAGGTGACGCCTGA
- a CDS encoding 30S ribosomal protein S8, producing the protein MTENDPLASALSAIDNAESVGHLEQTVQPASNEIGSVLEVFYDRGYIDGFTFVDDGKAGQFEIELKGAINECGPVKPRYAAGADEFEKWEKRFLPARDYGTLVVTTSHGIMSHYDAREEGVGGQVIAYVY; encoded by the coding sequence ATGACGGAGAACGACCCACTCGCCAGCGCGCTCTCGGCGATCGACAACGCGGAGAGCGTCGGCCACCTGGAGCAGACGGTACAGCCCGCTTCGAACGAGATCGGCAGCGTACTCGAGGTCTTCTACGACCGCGGGTACATCGACGGATTCACGTTCGTCGACGACGGCAAAGCCGGTCAGTTCGAGATCGAACTGAAAGGTGCCATCAACGAATGTGGTCCGGTCAAGCCCCGCTACGCTGCGGGCGCAGACGAGTTCGAGAAGTGGGAGAAGCGGTTCCTCCCCGCCCGCGACTACGGGACGCTCGTCGTCACGACCAGCCACGGCATCATGAGCCACTACGACGCCCGCGAGGAGGGCGTCGGTGGCCAGGTCATCGCGTACGTGTACTGA
- a CDS encoding 30S ribosomal protein S14, with protein MSESEEAANDEAESEAEHDDVPTGQIQECQRCGREQGLVGKYDIWLCRQCFREISRGMGFDKYS; from the coding sequence ATGAGCGAATCCGAGGAAGCAGCCAACGACGAGGCCGAGTCGGAGGCCGAACACGACGACGTCCCCACGGGACAGATCCAGGAGTGCCAGCGCTGCGGGCGCGAGCAGGGCCTGGTCGGCAAGTACGACATCTGGCTGTGTCGCCAGTGCTTCCGGGAGATCTCCCGGGGCATGGGCTTCGACAAGTACAGCTAA
- a CDS encoding 50S ribosomal protein L5, producing MSSDAEGQFHEMREPSVEKVVVHMGIGQGGRELANAEDILEEVAGQQPVRTVAQQTVGEFDIREGDPIGAKVTLRDDQAHEFLETALELADLERSQFDETGNFSFGVEEHTDFPSQEYDPNIGIYGLDVTVNLVRPGYRVAKRDKASRSIPSSHRLDADDAVAFVESTFDVEVNE from the coding sequence ATGAGCTCCGACGCAGAGGGGCAGTTCCACGAGATGCGCGAACCGAGCGTCGAGAAGGTCGTCGTCCACATGGGCATCGGCCAGGGCGGTCGCGAACTGGCCAACGCCGAGGACATCCTCGAGGAGGTCGCCGGCCAGCAGCCGGTCCGGACGGTCGCTCAGCAGACCGTCGGCGAGTTCGACATCCGCGAGGGCGACCCGATCGGTGCGAAGGTGACCCTGCGCGACGACCAGGCACACGAGTTCCTCGAGACCGCGCTGGAGCTGGCCGACCTCGAACGGTCGCAGTTCGACGAGACCGGCAACTTCAGCTTCGGCGTCGAGGAGCACACCGACTTCCCGAGCCAGGAGTACGACCCGAACATCGGGATCTACGGGCTGGACGTGACGGTCAACCTCGTCCGCCCGGGCTACCGCGTGGCCAAGCGCGACAAGGCCTCGCGGTCGATCCCGTCGAGCCATCGACTCGACGCCGACGACGCCGTCGCCTTCGTCGAGTCGACCTTCGACGTGGAGGTGAACGAATGA
- a CDS encoding 30S ribosomal protein S4e, producing the protein MTKHQKRLSVPESWPVERKTETFTVKADAGPHGEAGVPLLIVLRDVLGYVDSRKEARYALNQDSVLINGKAVSDEERPVGMFDILAFTERDEYYRVFPGQGGRLALTPIDADAAESKLGRIDNKQYVSGGDVQLTLHDGQTLLVDEDADYSPGDSIVVGNEDDEVVAHFEYEEGALVTAVDGAHAGEIGEIEEIQVTPGSAANNVIVEQDDGDGFETVEEYVVVIDENFTGDEGDEPEDVTGGDDE; encoded by the coding sequence ATGACGAAGCATCAGAAGCGACTCTCGGTACCCGAGAGCTGGCCGGTCGAGCGCAAGACCGAGACGTTCACCGTCAAGGCCGACGCCGGCCCGCACGGCGAGGCGGGGGTTCCCCTGCTGATCGTCCTGCGGGACGTGCTCGGCTACGTCGACAGCCGCAAGGAGGCCCGCTACGCCCTCAACCAGGACAGCGTCCTGATCAACGGCAAAGCGGTCTCCGACGAGGAGCGGCCCGTCGGGATGTTCGACATTCTGGCCTTCACCGAGCGCGACGAGTACTACCGCGTGTTCCCCGGCCAGGGCGGTCGGCTGGCGCTGACCCCCATCGACGCCGACGCCGCGGAGTCGAAGCTCGGTCGGATCGACAACAAGCAGTACGTCAGCGGGGGCGACGTCCAGCTGACGCTGCACGACGGGCAGACCCTGCTCGTCGACGAGGACGCCGACTACTCGCCCGGCGACTCCATCGTCGTCGGCAACGAGGACGACGAGGTCGTCGCCCACTTCGAGTACGAGGAGGGCGCGCTCGTCACCGCCGTCGACGGCGCACACGCCGGCGAGATCGGCGAGATCGAGGAGATCCAGGTCACGCCCGGCTCGGCGGCCAACAACGTGATCGTCGAGCAGGACGACGGCGACGGCTTCGAGACGGTCGAGGAGTATGTCGTCGTCATCGACGAGAACTTCACCGGCGACGAGGGCGACGAGCCCGAGGACGTCACCGGAGGTGACGACGAATGA
- the rplX gene encoding 50S ribosomal protein L24 — protein MSRQPSKQRTSERRAPLHEKHTQVRATLSDDLREEYGQRNVRVNAGDTVEVLRGDYAGEEGEVIEVDLADADVYVEDVTVEATDGEEMPRPVDASNLRVTDLDLDDERREARLESEEDSA, from the coding sequence ATGAGCCGACAGCCATCCAAACAGCGAACGAGCGAACGGCGCGCCCCGCTGCACGAGAAGCACACGCAGGTCCGTGCCACGCTGTCCGACGACCTCCGCGAGGAGTACGGCCAGCGCAACGTCCGCGTCAACGCGGGCGACACGGTCGAGGTGCTCCGCGGCGACTACGCCGGCGAGGAGGGCGAGGTCATCGAGGTCGACCTCGCCGACGCCGACGTCTACGTCGAGGACGTCACCGTCGAGGCCACGGACGGCGAGGAGATGCCGCGTCCCGTCGACGCGAGCAACCTCCGCGTCACGGACCTCGATCTGGACGACGAGCGGCGCGAAGCGCGTCTCGAATCGGAGGAGGATAGCGCATGA
- a CDS encoding 50S ribosomal protein L14: MEALKADVTPGLEKGSLITCADNTGARELKVISVQGYSGTKNRHPKAGIGDKVSVSVTKGTPEMRRQVLEAVIVRQRKPFRRPDGTRVKFEDNAAVIVNENEEPQGSEIKGPIAREVAERFGSIASTATMIV; this comes from the coding sequence ATGGAGGCACTGAAGGCCGACGTCACGCCGGGCCTGGAGAAGGGATCGCTGATCACGTGCGCCGACAACACCGGCGCGCGTGAGCTGAAGGTGATCTCCGTCCAGGGCTACTCCGGCACGAAGAACCGCCACCCCAAGGCGGGGATCGGCGACAAGGTCTCCGTCTCCGTCACCAAGGGGACCCCGGAGATGCGGCGGCAGGTGCTGGAGGCCGTCATCGTCCGCCAGCGCAAGCCGTTCCGCCGCCCCGACGGCACGCGCGTGAAGTTCGAGGACAACGCGGCCGTCATCGTCAACGAGAACGAGGAACCCCAGGGCTCGGAGATCAAGGGCCCGATCGCTCGCGAGGTCGCCGAACGGTTCGGCTCCATCGCGAGCACCGCTACGATGATCGTATAG
- a CDS encoding 30S ribosomal protein S17: MALGLNVQEPDEACDDQNCPFHGELSVRGQTLVGEVASTDMQKTVVVEREYDVKVPKYDRFMKRRSRVPAHAPDCLDLEVGDTVTIAECRPLSKTKSHVVVSEDGDTGGDD, translated from the coding sequence ATGGCGCTAGGACTGAACGTACAGGAACCGGACGAGGCCTGCGACGACCAGAACTGCCCGTTCCACGGGGAACTCTCCGTGCGAGGGCAGACGCTGGTCGGCGAGGTCGCGTCCACCGACATGCAGAAGACCGTCGTCGTCGAGCGCGAGTACGACGTGAAGGTGCCGAAATACGACCGGTTCATGAAGCGGCGCAGCCGCGTGCCGGCTCACGCACCCGACTGTCTCGACCTCGAGGTCGGCGACACGGTCACGATCGCAGAGTGTCGACCGCTCTCGAAGACGAAGAGCCACGTCGTCGTCAGCGAAGACGGCGATACCGGAGGTGACGACTGA
- a CDS encoding ribonuclease P protein component 1 produces MPLSPETLPRHELVGLDAEVVAASNPDAVGMSGTVVTETTRTLGIEGADRVRHVPKDDATFAFELPGGQRVRVDGSRLVARPARRTETTGDSQWR; encoded by the coding sequence ATGCCACTGTCACCCGAGACGCTCCCGCGTCACGAACTCGTCGGCCTCGACGCCGAGGTCGTCGCCGCGTCCAACCCCGACGCCGTCGGTATGTCGGGGACCGTCGTCACCGAGACGACCCGGACGCTTGGCATCGAGGGAGCCGATCGGGTACGGCACGTGCCGAAGGACGACGCGACGTTCGCGTTCGAGCTGCCGGGCGGACAGCGGGTCCGCGTGGACGGCTCGCGACTCGTCGCTCGTCCCGCTCGACGCACGGAAACGACAGGTGATTCACAATGGCGCTAG
- the rpmC gene encoding 50S ribosomal protein L29, giving the protein MTVLHVEEIRDMTPAERESELDDLKTELLNARAVQAAGGAPENPGRIKELRKAIARIKTVQREEGDLEQESE; this is encoded by the coding sequence ATGACCGTCCTGCACGTCGAGGAGATCCGCGACATGACGCCCGCCGAGCGGGAGTCGGAACTCGACGACCTCAAGACAGAGCTCCTGAACGCCCGCGCCGTCCAGGCGGCGGGTGGTGCCCCGGAGAACCCGGGCCGCATCAAGGAGCTCCGGAAGGCGATCGCTCGGATCAAGACGGTCCAGCGAGAAGAAGGCGACCTCGAACAGGAGTCTGAGTAA